GTATCAAGGCAAatccaaaaataaaagaagaaagaaagtcCAAGCGAAAGCACAACCATTCCATCGCAGCAGCATTATATAAACTTGCCCGAGATAAATTATCCATCAATTGGCCAGTCCAACTGATGAACTCTCTTTCCTTACCAAAGCATCTAATTATAGTTGTGCCAGCTATTGATTCGGCAAAATGCTGCATCACAGGAGCTCTGCAAACTCCAGTTAACCTCTGCAACTCCCTAGCAGCACTTATGTAGTATTGCTGGAAGAGAAGGGATGGTATTATGattaaaagaagaaacaagaagtACCAATTAATTTCATAGATAGACATAGATATAAATCTCTGATACAATATGCTACATATTATACATTAAAATAATGTCGTGGGTTAAAATTTGTCTTAATCTGCCTAACCAAAAATTCACCATTGGCCCTAAATTTGCAGTTGTGACACTTGGTTCTGAACATGCAAAGGGCACTTTTTTAGGTTCTTTAAaccgtactccctccgtcccaaaataagtttcGCAGATTTAGTATAAAGTCAGTACAAATTTGTACAAAATCTGTGACACTTGTTTTGAGAGGGAGTATAAAATAGTTAATATAGAAGTTCAAACCAACCTTACTTGGTATTCAAAGTCCATTGAACAAAATTATTGGTTTTTTCTTCAACTATAAAATTATTAGCTTTTTGCGTAGCCACCTGTCAATAAGGTCACTTGTGCTTCAATAAGGTTAAAGTTCCGCCCTCTACTACTGCTAATTTAAATTGTACTGGACCTGCTCTGAGTCACTTACACAAGTTTGAGTCAAGGTAGTTATACTCAGTGACCTATATGAGAAACCATGAAAATCTCGGCACACCTTATTAAGGAAACAGAAACATAGCTCCTAGAATTAGTAACACTGCACATTATATATAGAGTGATATCTGAACAGATTTTCACAACACTTCTCCAACCAATAAGTCTATCTATATGAACAATGGCATGAAGAAAATAATTGCCAAAATATATGATTACCTCCTGTACTCTACAAACTAAATTTGTTGATAGTCTATATTTTCATCAAAGAACTATTCATGGACGGGTGCGTGGAAGCTAGCATATCCATGTagcagaaccatgagttggttgcgagatcttatgggtttcagctctagcctaccctaacttgtttgggactaaaggctttgttgttgttgttcaaGGTGTGGAACTCCCATGCAGAATTCACTAGCTATGAATTAATGTATTTGTACTTTTCCTATGTTTGTTTTCAAAATGGATGCGAACAAAAAAAGTCACATCGAAGAAAACTATATGAGAAACATTACCTGGTATGATAGAGATGCAACAATAACAGGGACAAAAATTACAAAGACTGGCCATGCAACCCGTGACATTAGAATAATTGTTCCAAGAATTTCGATGGCAGGAAATAGAAGGTAGCCCATCAGATCATATATTTGAGTATCCACTGCGCTCTGATCGGTGGAGGCCTGCAATTTGTTTCGACTTTCAGCATTAATACTGGAATAAAAAGTTTAACAGCACTCCGACGACATGTGACTTCAATTTATCATTGTAAATAACTTTCTGAAGGTAATTACTTACTCTATTCAAGATACGTCCGCTAGGAGTGGAATCAAAGAAAGACATCGGTGCTCGGAATATGCATCGGTGCATCTTGTCAAATAGCATGGTTGCAGTCTTACATCCAGCCATGACTAGAAGATAGGATCGTATGAAGACGCACAATGAGGTAACAAGAGCTAATGCAACATATACATTTATCATCGTCGAGCTATTGACTGGAGGATTCACATCTTTAGATACCGGAGCTGCCCAAGCCATCCATAAATTGCTTCCAATTTGAAGAGATTGAAAAATGATCTGAGCTAGCAAAATAAGTGGCACAAATGCTCCTTTGTGTGCCATTGTAATATATCTCCAGTAGACAATAAACCCAACCCAGCCTTTCTCCCTCTCTTCTTCTTGTACAAGTTGACCATTTTGAACAAGTACTTCTTCATTGTTATCATGTGTTTGCTCATCTGCTATGGGTAGGGTGCTTCCATTGCCATTAAGATGGCAACTACTTTCATAATTGCTACTTGGGAGCTCCAACATGTCCATAGTAGATAATGCATCCTTGTGGGACACAATTAATTCAGTGAATTCTTGTCCAGAATTAAGTATTTCAGTGTAATCCCCTGCTTGTATTATTTTCCCATCTTTCAAGACCTGAAATATGACGAAAGGAATTGAAAAGGATTTTTTGCACATAGCATAGGGAAGACATTATACATTTGTTTCCAGCATACCATGATAACGTCGGCTGAAGGTAAAAATTCGACATGATGTGTAACATACACAACTGTTTTTGAAGCTAAAAATCCAAGCAAGCACTCCTGCAAAATACAAATTATGGTCAATAAGTTCACTGAATAGCACCCTAGAATCTCTCTCAAGGATATATAAACTCAAAATTGCTTGGGTAAACTGGATCAATCACAAAATCCAAGCAGTTGTTTAACTTGACTAAAAGAACTATGAAACCAATTTTCCtacaaatgcaatatgaagaacATTCGTTAAAGGATGGACACAGAAGCAAGAGATTAATTACCACTCTCACGCATACGTATTTTGAAATATGTTACTACCCTCAgtaaaaaatatttttgaaagaaTACTCATTCTTCCAAGTTAGTTTCGGTAATATTTGTAGTCCAACCAATGTTTTCCACCAAATGCCCCCATTAAATGCATGCCAGTACTTGTACTCAGATATATAGACAGACACTTCGTAAGGGAAAACTTTAAATGTGTATCAGTACTACTACTCAGATATTGTGCGAAAACTGGAAGGTGAACACTGCAGCACATGGGAATATAGTATAAATTTATATAATCAAAATTAATTTGTATAAGATCTGTCGCCAGATAAGATATTAGTTTTAGCATTCAGTTATTTCATATGCATAAAGAACAATGAAATACTACAAAACATCAAGACATACCTTGAACAAGTGCAATCCAGTATGAGCATCAACTGCACTAAACGGATCATCAAATAGATAGATATCAGCATCATGGTACAAAGCACGGGCTAtttgtatcctctgtttttgtcCACCACTGAGGTTAATGCCTCTCTCTCCTATAATCGTCTGGTCACCGAATGGTAATATATCCAGGTCCTTGATCAGAGAGCATGCTTCAAGGACCTTTTCATACCTCTCCCTATTCATTTCTGTGCCGAAAAGTATGTTATCTTCGATTTTCCCACTCTGTATCCAAGGTGTTTGGCTAACATAGGAGATCCTGCCACAAGTTTTAACCTCTCCTGATAACTTTGGTATCTCACCGAGTATGCAAGACAATAAACTTGATTTGCCGGATCCAACTGTTCCACAGACAGCAACCCTCATTCCCTGTCGTATATGGAAGTTCACGTCTTGGAGAGTAGGCACTTGAGAAGATGTATTCCAAGAGAACTGACCGCTCGTCACCTCAATCGATACATCGGTGGTACCTCTAGGAAGCTTAGTTACAACATCACTAGGGAGTTCCTCAAGACAGAGAAATGAGCATATCCTGTCAAGCGATACTTTTGTCTGAATGATCATAGAGTATGCGTCTGGGAGACCATGGATAGGTGTTTGCAGCTGTCTAAATGTTGCCAGGGCACATAGCACTTTACCTGTTTCTAATGGAATGCCCATAAGCACGCAAACGCCGAAAGTGACCATAGCAACAAAAGCAGGAGCAGAAAAGAAGATGGATAGGAGCATCGCCGAGGTGTATACGTTCTTCTTTAGCCAATTCATCTCTACCTTCCTCAACTCTATGATCTTGGACAAGAAGATCATTTCCCATCCTTGAAGCTTGAGAATGCGCATGCTCTGTAAGATCTCAGACATAGCCCTCATTCTCACATCCTTGGCGCTCATCATTTTCTCTTGATAATTTTGCTCCATTCTCCCTAAAGGCTTATTACCCCCAATTGTCAAAGCAGTGGCGAGAAGGGCAGCAAATGCAGGGCAAAAACCAAGTGTCGAGTATAAGAGGAGCATGGCTAGAACAATTTGCACAGGAAGCCGCCAAAGATCGTGCATGGATCGACTGAAATCTCCTACACACTCGGCATCGAGGCTCACGACATTGATCATCTCTCCGCTCGAGTTGCTTTGCCTGGACTGACTGGAGAGGGCAAGGCCTTTCTGGTAGATAGCAGCGACAAGCGACGAACGTGCACGCACCCCTACTTGTTTTGATCTAAACTGCAAATGCCTCGTCGAGAGGCCTTCGATCAGCTGCGCGACAACAAACGTCAACGCTAGAAGGTAGCCCTCTCTGCTGGACCTTGAGCTCTTATTCAGGTAGTCGACAAAGTACTCGATCAGGTAGGGACCAACATATGAAGCAACACTGCTGAGTAGGGCGTAGACGGCAGTGACGAGGATCGGTTTCCATGTTGTAAGCACAATTGCCTTGGCCAGCTTGACCGCCGTAGCGTCGGTGAACTGGCCCGTCGCAGAGTTTGACACAATCTTTGCCTTGAAATTAGGGAGGACCCCATGGACACTGTCGCTGTCATCCAAGGACGGCACGTCATGGAGATCTAGCGGTTTCTTTCTGCCGAGATCAAGTAAGGGGCCCATCCAAGAAAAAGTGATGATGCTGAACCATCCAGCATCTGTGAAGAGTGATTTAGTGCCTGTTGCCTCGGATGAGGAAGAAGTTTCCTGCTCCAAAAGCGGCTGCTTCATGATGAACAGATAACCCCTGAACACCGAAACTGAGAAAAATGCACATTACAACAGAGTATAAGACTATGAACATTAGATGACACGTCGTCTAAGTTTGACCATAGAACTATTCTATTTTCAGAAAGTACAGCTGATGCAATTGTACAACAGAAACAACAGACAGGCAATGAAGCACATCACCCCTAAAAATAAAAACAGCAGAGCGCTGCAGAGCCTAAAGATGAGCGTGTTTCTGGAACCTGGATTTTTCGAATTCTATCCTGAACTGTCAGCACTGtaaacagaaggaagaagaagaccaaaaGGCAGCAGCAACATCGAAATCTCGCGGAAACAGACACGCGCGTTTAATCTGTAGATACATGTATGTGCTGTATGGCAAGGAGTAGTTACACGGGCGAGGCAGCAAGTTGGACGATCGATGCCGATTTCTGCCACTCGACCTCGCAGGATAGGAGGATTCCACGTATCCGCTCGCGAGATCAGATCTTTACTCCGACGTTTTGCCCTCTCCAGatggggcgccgccgccgccgcctacggAGGGAGGATCTTTCTGGCGGCTGGCCGCGTGTGTGTTATGTCCCTCAGAtctgtgcgaaacagaggcaatttGACGCAACATGCATAATATATAAAATTGTTGTTCCAAACCACACCTTGccaattcgcaaaaaaaaaaacacacTTTGCCACATCTCAAATTAAGCAAGTTTGACCAAATTAAGTGGGTGTTTGATTCTAGACAGACCAAGTGTGGCAAGAATTTTGTTGTGAGTAAAAAGCCtcacatatcatacacacacaAAAAGTGTGTCAAAATTTCCTAAGACAATCCAAAGTGTGGCTAAGAATCTGAACACCTCAAGTAAGGCAAGCGTGGAAAAAATAATGTGATAAAGTTAGTCACTAATCAAACATGCCTTAAACATCAGTAACTAGCGAACATGCATTGTGCAAACGAGATGTATGACCGGGAACAAGGAGGGAGAAAAGTTTACAATACTTTAGACTATGTTTACCTTAATAGGGAGATGAACAGGAGGGCCCCGGGGTGAGCCAACGTCCCTCATGGAGGCTCTTTCTAGTGAATGGTGTCAGCAAAGAGCATTTTTCAAAAAACAACTCATAGGGAGTATTGTAGGAATTGCCGTGCTATAACAAAGAGATTTGTTGTGCTATAATGAGCGATTTGCCATGCTAAGAAGAAATAACTGTCACAGGAGTTTGCTATGGAGTAGAAAGAGAAATTGTCATGCGTATCAAGGATTTGCCATCTGCAGTTGAGAAAATTGCCAGGATAAAAAAAATGGGAAGTTGCCCACATGTTCCATTGTGTGCAGGAAAGTTGTTATATATGCTTCCAGTAATTGCCATCCTACATCGTAGAGGGTTCCATGCTAAACACGGGATCgttcctgtgtgtgtgtgtgtgagagagagagagagagagagagagagagagagaaagggtaTGGGAGTGAACATTTGCATCATTCGCTCGGGAGGGTGCATGTGAGGAAACGATCATTGCTATGCTGTCACCGGTTTGCCATCCACGCAGGGAACATCATCTCTATATATAGCATTTTCCCTTTTTTGTAAAGGAGTTGAAGCTCTATATTAATCAAACACGAACATTACAAGAAAACCCCTAAAATATAGTCCAATCATAGGAGAATCCTCCATCCTCATCCCGCATATGGCAACGATGTGCCGATGTTGCTACCACCATAGTTCTGTGTAGGGGTTGGAGCCATAAAATTTAGGCGATGGGTTCACTCCATGACTCACTGCGAGGATTTTCCATTGATGAAGTGTGTTGTGGCTCTTCGAGCGCTTGCCTATGGGTGCTCGACATATGCCATCAATGACTATGTCCGCATTGAGAAGATACAATCCTCGAGGCATCAAAATAAAGGAtcctttcaaagaggtttgagtggatgctaGAAATCCTATGAGAAGTAATACAAAGAAATCCATAAGAAAAATCCCTAGATTGATTCTATCCTACGAATCGAACAACCGACGTAGAAAAAaccctaaggattctaatcctctaAAACTCCTAtgaaaatcatttgaatcaaaggagccctaaagCTTTTCCAGTTTCTTGTGTGGTATTGGTCATTTCTCTGGTTTTTgttagattagttaaacaaaatagtcatgtactccctccgtaaactaatataagagcgtttataatactactttagtattctaaacactcttatattagtttacagagggagtacttacttGCAAGTGTTCTGAACAATGCAAGTGACTTTCTCAAAGACAAGGAGAGCTATTGTAATAATTAATTATTCCTTCAAAGACAAAGACAAAGAGTACAAAGAGATGTTAAATGCACAAATACACTACTCCGGCAGAAAAGTGCAGAAAAAGGAGTTAATAGCTCATAAAAAAAAAAGCAAAGAGGGCCGGTGGAGTCGACTTACTACACGAGTAGTAGAGAAAGTAGTTTGAGTTATTAACAATCTGCCACCAATTGAATGTTGTGCAAGCTTATTACACCAAAGAGATTGTTCTGAAAGTACTATTAGAAATCTCCCCCATTCCATGAGAAAATCGACCAGAGTTCATTCGGAAATGGTGGAGTACTAGCAGATACTACAAATCAAATTCGGATACATCACGATAACGAACCTACTAGTATTtctgaactaaaaccacaacaggAATTATGGAACAGAGGTAGTACGTTTGTTTGAGAACGTAGCCTCTAAGAACACATCAGTCCTTGAAATGTGAAATGTAATTGATGAAAGACACCATATCTCTGTCAGAGGAACCACCCACTTCAACGGCGGCGCGAGAAGCCTCCTTCAGCACAGAAGCTCTCCTCCTCGTGCCCTCGCCATCACCACAGTTCACCAGCCTCTTCACGGCTCCAGCGATTTCCCCTCTACCAATGACGCCGTCGGCCCGGGCCTTCTCCTTGAGGCTGTACCCAACCTTCCACTCATCGACGATCAGCCGGCTGTTGATCGGCTGGTCGAAGGCTATCGGCAGGGTCAGCATCGGCACGCCGGCGTACAGCGCCTCCAGCGTCGAGTTCATGCCGCAGTGGGTGAAGAACCCACCAATGGATGGATGGCACAGGATTTTGAGCTGGTCACACCACGGAACGACCACGCCGTCGCTTCCACGGATCAAATCCTGCACTCGGGAGCACTTGTCGCGGAGCACCCAGAGGAACCTGACCTTGCTCTGGGCAAGGCCAATGGCGATCTCGTCGAGCTGGGTGGCCGACACTGAGAGGAAGCTGCCGAGTGAGACGTAGAGCACTGAGCTCGCAGGCTGTGTGTCCAGCCAAGCCATGTAGCTTTCTTCCTCTGGATTGGCCTGGTTTTCTTGGAGTGCCATGAAGGGGATGCAAGGACCAACGGCAAACACAGGGCAAGGGAGCTCTTGCCTTAGAAAGTCAATGGCGTTGCTCTCGAGCTCGTAGAAGGAGGTGAAGATGACACATTGCGCTTTCCTCACGTAAGGGTATGCTTCAAGAATTTTGTCCAGCCTAATCTTGTCGGAGTGCGTGGGCTCAAGATCGGCAAGCCGGATCGACTTGAGTCCAGGAATGTAGTTTTCCATCAGACAAGGATCAGTGACATCTGCATGAGATTTAAGACTGATCATGTACAGTACCATTAATGCACTGGCGTGCTGCAGAGTAGACAAAGAAGAACTACGAGGGACGAGTTGGGGCGTAGAACTGGTACCGGCCATGTCAGCGCTACCGCCGGCAGCCGTGGGCAACCGATCGAAGCGGTACTGCACGGAGAACATGGTGGCGCCGAGCGCCGAGAGGATGCACACAGGGACGCCCCTCCGGTTGCCGGCGCGCACCGCCCCCGGCACGAACGTGTCGGTCACAATGGCCGCGGGCGCGGCCCCGAGACGGTCGAGGAGGCGCTCGAACGGCGCCTCCATTTTGGTGTACACGGCGTCCACGAACCCGACCCAGTCGGCGGCGCGGCCGTGCTCGGAGGGGATGACGTTGGGGACGGCCTCGAGGCGTACGCCGGGCGCGAGCGCGGGGCCGCCGAGCAGGCCGAGCCACTCCTCGGTGACGACGACGGTGGCCGAGACGCCGTcacgggcggcgaggaggcggcacaggttCAGCATGGCGTTGACGTGACCGCGGCCAGGGAACGGCATGGCCACGACGTGGCACGGCGGCACCGCCACGGAGCCCATTGCAGCTGGTTGGCTTGAACCTCGAAGCGAGCGAGCCAGAAAGAGACGAACGTCGCGGCTGTGCGAACCGTGCCTCTGTCCGTGCGCCAACAAGAAGTATCGTGGTGGGGTGGGCTTTTGGCGGCCGCATGGGCCTCGTGATTTGTAACGCGTCAGGCTATAGTGTGACTACGGGCTGGAATAGTACAGCCTAGCACATGAGTTGCAACCTATGAGTAATTCTAAAAAAAAACCTATGTCTGAAAAAAAAACCTATGcgtaattctcaaaaaaaaaaaacctatGCGTACCATGTTGGGTCCTGCATGGGTTGTTCCAGTCGTTTTTTTTTCGAAATACAGTATACTCCACACGAGTTGAGTAAATGA
This DNA window, taken from Triticum aestivum cultivar Chinese Spring chromosome 1D, IWGSC CS RefSeq v2.1, whole genome shotgun sequence, encodes the following:
- the LOC123182448 gene encoding ABC transporter C family member 3 — its product is MKQPLLEQETSSSSEATGTKSLFTDAGWFSIITFSWMGPLLDLGRKKPLDLHDVPSLDDSDSVHGVLPNFKAKIVSNSATGQFTDATAVKLAKAIVLTTWKPILVTAVYALLSSVASYVGPYLIEYFVDYLNKSSRSSREGYLLALTFVVAQLIEGLSTRHLQFRSKQVGVRARSSLVAAIYQKGLALSSQSRQSNSSGEMINVVSLDAECVGDFSRSMHDLWRLPVQIVLAMLLLYSTLGFCPAFAALLATALTIGGNKPLGRMEQNYQEKMMSAKDVRMRAMSEILQSMRILKLQGWEMIFLSKIIELRKVEMNWLKKNVYTSAMLLSIFFSAPAFVAMVTFGVCVLMGIPLETGKVLCALATFRQLQTPIHGLPDAYSMIIQTKVSLDRICSFLCLEELPSDVVTKLPRGTTDVSIEVTSGQFSWNTSSQVPTLQDVNFHIRQGMRVAVCGTVGSGKSSLLSCILGEIPKLSGEVKTCGRISYVSQTPWIQSGKIEDNILFGTEMNRERYEKVLEACSLIKDLDILPFGDQTIIGERGINLSGGQKQRIQIARALYHDADIYLFDDPFSAVDAHTGLHLFKECLLGFLASKTVVYVTHHVEFLPSADVIMVLKDGKIIQAGDYTEILNSGQEFTELIVSHKDALSTMDMLELPSSNYESSCHLNGNGSTLPIADEQTHDNNEEVLVQNGQLVQEEEREKGWVGFIVYWRYITMAHKGAFVPLILLAQIIFQSLQIGSNLWMAWAAPVSKDVNPPVNSSTMINVYVALALVTSLCVFIRSYLLVMAGCKTATMLFDKMHRCIFRAPMSFFDSTPSGRILNRASTDQSAVDTQIYDLMGYLLFPAIEILGTIILMSRVAWPVFVIFVPVIVASLSYQQYYISAARELQRLTGVCRAPVMQHFAESIAGTTIIRCFGKEREFISWTGQLMDNLSRASLYNAAAMEWLCFRLDFLSSFIFGFALILLVTLPTDLIDSKTAGLAVTYGLSLNMLLGWAIMVLCALENRMISMERILQYMTIPSEPPLTISESRPDCRWPTKGEIELRNLHVKYAPHLPLVLKGVTCTFSGGMKTGIVGRTGGGKSTLIQTLFRIVDPCIGQILIDGVDISTIGLHDLRTRLSIIPQDPVMFEGTLRSNIDPLDEYSDEQIWEALDCCHLGDEVRKNELKLDSTVTENGENWSAGQRQLVCLGRVILKRRRILVLDEATSSVDPITDSLIQKTLKQQFAECTVITIAHRITSVLDSERVILLDNGEIAENDSPAKLLEDSSSLFSKLVSEYTMGSKL
- the LOC123171514 gene encoding UDP-glycosyltransferase 87A2-like; the encoded protein is MGSVAVPPCHVVAMPFPGRGHVNAMLNLCRLLAARDGVSATVVVTEEWLGLLGGPALAPGVRLEAVPNVIPSEHGRAADWVGFVDAVYTKMEAPFERLLDRLGAAPAAIVTDTFVPGAVRAGNRRGVPVCILSALGATMFSVQYRFDRLPTAAGGSADMADVTDPCLMENYIPGLKSIRLADLEPTHSDKIRLDKILEAYPYVRKAQCVIFTSFYELESNAIDFLRQELPCPVFAVGPCIPFMALQENQANPEEESYMAWLDTQPASSVLYVSLGSFLSVSATQLDEIAIGLAQSKVRFLWVLRDKCSRVQDLIRGSDGVVVPWCDQLKILCHPSIGGFFTHCGMNSTLEALYAGVPMLTLPIAFDQPINSRLIVDEWKVGYSLKEKARADGVIGRGEIAGAVKRLVNCGDGEGTRRRASVLKEASRAAVEVGGSSDRDMVSFINYISHFKD